The genome window TTGAGGGTGCTTGGTTGGATTTGCGGGCGCGTAAGTTGCTAGTGCCACCCCCCGAAATTACCGACCTCATGCGCCAGCTACCCCGCCACGAGTCGTACGCCGATATTGTGCGCAAGGCCAACTAGGCCGTTAAATAGACTTTAGGTCCAGTGCCGCCCGGCGCTTTCCGCCCACTGATGCCCCTACTGTGCGCGCATTACGTGGTGGAAAGCGCCGGGTTTGTTTTGTTAAGCGCAACGGCCTTTGTGATGCGCTCTACCTGTTTCTGGTGGTGCAACACGTGGTCGAGCATAAAGTCCAGGGTTTGGTAGATGGTGAGCATGCCCGAGCGGGGGTGCTTGAAAATGGCGCGGTCGAGCAGATTGCTCGGGTACTCATTGAGCAGGCGCTCCAAGCGGCGGCGTACCGCTTCCCACTCGGCCTGCAACTCAGACAGGGGCGGAATCTCCGCGGGCGTGAGCTTGGCCAGCGCCGCTGGGGCTTTAAAGCGCGTAAAAGGCAGCCGCAGCAGCACCCGCAGCAGCCGCGACTTCAGGAACGAGGCGAATCCCGCCTTGTGCAAGCCCTCTGCCTGCAGCAGCTTTTTTTCCATGTACTGCCCAATGCCTGTTTCCGCAACCACCAGGTGCTGGACTACCTGCACGGCCGACCATTGCCCGGGGCCAGGCGCTTGTCGGGCCTTGTCACCGAGGGCTTCCACGGAGTGAAGTAACTGGGTCGTAGCTCGTTCAAGCTGTTCAAACCGAAGGTGTAGGCGGTGGTTCATGTCGGGATGGAAAGACGCGTAGCTGTGAGCAAAAGGTACGTAAAATCTGCCCGTCCAGCTTAGTTGAGAACCCCGCACAGGCATTTCCCCTAAGCCAACCCACCCCGCAAGGTACCGGATAGCTTAAACAGCAAAGCAGTTGCCATAATACTGCTCGAACGCTAAACCTGAATTTGCTGATGACTAGAATAGCTACTAAAAAGGCCCCGCACCATACCGGGCGGGGCCTTTTGCTACTGCAATGAGCGGAACAGTACCGTCAGATGTCAGCTATTTTACTTGTTCACGTACAGCACTTCCTTCACGGCCTTTACGGTGCGCTCCACGTTGGGCAAAGCGGCCTCAATGAGGGTAGGGGCGTAGGGCAGGGGCACGTCCATGTTGGTGATGCGCAGCACGGGGGCGTCGAGGTAATCAAAGGCGCGGCGCTGCACCATGTACGACAGCTCCGAGCTGATGCTGGCCAGGGGCCAGGCTTCTTCCACCACCACCATGCGGTTGGTTTTCTTCACCGACTCGATGAGGGTATCATAGTCAATCGGGCGCACCGAGCGCAGGTCGATAACCTCAGCGCTGATGCCTTCCTTGGCCAGCTCGTCGGCGGCAGCTAGGGCTACCTTCATCATCTTGCCAAAGCTCACGATGGTCACGTTTTCGCCGGGGCGCACCACGTTGGCTTTGCCAATCGGAATCAGGTACTCTTCTTCGGGTACCTCGCCCTTGTCGCCGTACATCAGCTCCGATTCCATAAAGATAACCGGGTCGGCGTCGCGGATGGCGCTTTTCAGCAGGCCTTTAGCGTCGTAAGGGGTAGAGGGCACTACCACTTTCAGGCCGGGGGTATTGGCGTACCAGTTCTCGAAGTTCTGGGAGTGCTGCGAGG of Hymenobacter sublimis contains these proteins:
- a CDS encoding DinB family protein, translated to MNHRLHLRFEQLERATTQLLHSVEALGDKARQAPGPGQWSAVQVVQHLVVAETGIGQYMEKKLLQAEGLHKAGFASFLKSRLLRVLLRLPFTRFKAPAALAKLTPAEIPPLSELQAEWEAVRRRLERLLNEYPSNLLDRAIFKHPRSGMLTIYQTLDFMLDHVLHHQKQVERITKAVALNKTNPALSTT
- a CDS encoding pyruvate dehydrogenase complex E1 component subunit beta, producing MRTIQFREALREAMSEEMRRDPRVFLMGEEVAEYNGAYKVSQGMLDEFGPERVIDTPIAELGFAGIGVGAAANGLLPIIEFMTFNFSLVAIDQVINSAAKIYSMSGGQYSCPIVFRGPTGNAGMLSSQHSQNFENWYANTPGLKVVVPSTPYDAKGLLKSAIRDADPVIFMESELMYGDKGEVPEEEYLIPIGKANVVRPGENVTIVSFGKMMKVALAAADELAKEGISAEVIDLRSVRPIDYDTLIESVKKTNRMVVVEEAWPLASISSELSYMVQRRAFDYLDAPVLRITNMDVPLPYAPTLIEAALPNVERTVKAVKEVLYVNK